One Streptomyces fagopyri DNA window includes the following coding sequences:
- a CDS encoding AEC family transporter yields MQGVLTGFAVIAVVIGVGWLIGRRGYLGENGREVLTKLAFHVASPALLFTTLARADLSVIFSSRLLVTAMSTAAAAGAFVVVGAVRGWGVGRTTIGALCSSYVNSGNLGIPIAVYVLGDASLVAPVLLFQQIVVTPVALTVLDLSGPGEKGSVWLRLVTPLRNPIAVGSLAGVAVSASGLRVPGPVMDPLTLIGNMSVPAVLLAFGISLCGSTLPGRGADRHPVLLSVLLKAVGQPAVAWALAAGVFGLHGAPLLDVVVTSALPAAQNLFTYASRYLVGETLARESILLSTILSVPALVVIATALG; encoded by the coding sequence GTGCAGGGGGTGTTGACCGGGTTCGCGGTGATCGCCGTCGTCATCGGCGTCGGCTGGCTGATCGGCCGGCGGGGCTATCTCGGGGAGAACGGCCGGGAGGTACTGACCAAGCTCGCCTTCCATGTGGCCTCCCCCGCCCTGCTGTTCACCACGCTCGCCCGCGCCGACCTGTCGGTGATCTTCTCCAGCCGGCTGCTGGTCACCGCCATGAGCACGGCCGCGGCGGCCGGCGCCTTCGTCGTGGTCGGTGCCGTACGCGGCTGGGGTGTCGGCCGGACGACGATCGGCGCCCTGTGCTCCAGTTACGTCAACTCCGGCAACCTCGGCATTCCGATCGCGGTGTACGTGCTCGGTGACGCCTCGCTGGTCGCGCCCGTGCTGCTGTTCCAGCAGATCGTGGTCACGCCGGTCGCGCTGACCGTCCTCGACCTGTCGGGGCCGGGCGAGAAGGGTTCGGTGTGGCTGCGGCTCGTCACGCCCCTGCGCAACCCCATCGCCGTCGGCTCGCTCGCCGGGGTAGCCGTGTCGGCGAGCGGCCTGCGGGTGCCGGGACCCGTCATGGACCCGCTCACCCTGATCGGGAACATGTCGGTGCCCGCGGTACTGCTGGCCTTCGGCATCTCCCTGTGCGGCAGCACACTGCCCGGCCGCGGCGCGGACCGTCACCCGGTGCTGCTGTCCGTCCTGCTGAAGGCGGTCGGCCAGCCCGCCGTGGCCTGGGCGCTGGCGGCCGGCGTCTTCGGGCTGCACGGCGCGCCCCTGCTCGACGTCGTGGTCACCTCGGCGCTGCCCGCCGCCCAGAACCTCTTCACCTACGCCTCGCGCTACCTCGTGGGCGAGACACTCGCCCGCGAGTCGATCCTGCTGTCGACGATCCTCTCCGTCCCCGCCCTGGTGGTCATAGCAACCGCACTCGGCTGA
- a CDS encoding sigma-70 family RNA polymerase sigma factor, with protein MSDGTATTTDLDVRLEKHRVELTGYCYRMLGSSFEAEDAVQDTMVRAWRSYDKFEGRSSIRSWLYRIATNVCLDMLNAGNRRARPMDLTGPSPLAQAALTPRPDNTWLEPVPDARVLPTISDPAEAAVAKESVRLAFMAALQQLPPKQRAVLILREVLAWKASEVAELLGTTVASVNSALQRARATLAEREGTPGAVSDPLDEEQRKLLERYVAAFEGYDMTALTAILHEDAIMTMPPFDLWLRGPGDITGFMTTLGASCAGSRLLPVSVNGLPGFAHYKPDPEKGGFSAWAIQALEISDGRITGFHCFLDTGRWFPLFGLPLQLEAEAH; from the coding sequence ATGAGCGACGGTACGGCGACGACGACAGACCTGGACGTCCGGCTGGAGAAGCACCGGGTCGAGCTGACCGGATACTGCTACCGGATGCTCGGCTCCTCCTTCGAGGCGGAGGACGCGGTGCAGGACACGATGGTCCGCGCCTGGCGGAGCTACGACAAGTTCGAGGGCCGCTCGTCGATACGCTCCTGGCTGTACCGGATCGCCACGAACGTGTGCCTGGACATGCTGAACGCCGGCAACAGAAGGGCCCGGCCCATGGATCTCACCGGCCCCTCCCCGCTCGCCCAGGCGGCGCTCACCCCGCGCCCGGACAACACGTGGCTGGAGCCGGTGCCCGACGCCCGTGTGCTGCCCACCATCAGCGACCCGGCCGAGGCGGCGGTGGCCAAGGAGTCGGTGCGGCTCGCGTTCATGGCCGCCCTCCAGCAGCTGCCGCCCAAGCAGCGGGCCGTGCTCATCCTGCGCGAGGTCCTCGCGTGGAAGGCGAGCGAGGTCGCCGAGCTGCTCGGTACCACGGTCGCCTCGGTCAACAGCGCGCTGCAGCGGGCCCGCGCCACTCTCGCGGAGAGGGAGGGCACCCCGGGCGCCGTCTCCGACCCGCTCGACGAGGAGCAGCGGAAGCTCCTGGAGCGCTACGTCGCCGCGTTCGAGGGGTACGACATGACGGCCCTGACCGCCATCCTCCACGAGGACGCGATCATGACGATGCCGCCGTTCGACCTCTGGCTGCGCGGCCCCGGCGACATCACGGGGTTCATGACGACGCTCGGCGCCTCCTGCGCGGGTTCGCGTCTGCTCCCGGTGTCGGTGAACGGCCTGCCGGGCTTCGCCCACTACAAGCCGGACCCGGAGAAGGGCGGCTTCAGCGCCTGGGCGATCCAGGCCCTGGAGATCTCAGACGGCCGGATCACGGGATTCCACTGCTTCCTCGACACCGGACGCTGGTTCCCGCTCTTCGGTCTGCCCCTCCAGCTCGAAGCGGAGGCCCACTAG
- a CDS encoding adenosine deaminase, giving the protein MTSQIRNTPSSEQIRRAPKVLLHDHLDGGLRPGTIVELAQETGYSGLPETDPGKLGVWFREAADSGSLERYLETFAHTCAVMQTREALVRVAAECAEDLAGDGVVYAEVRYAPEQHLERGLTLEEVVEAVNEGFREGERRARENGHRVRVGALLTAMRHAARSLEIAELANRYRDMGVVGFDIAGAEAGFPPTRHLDAFEYLKRENNHFTIHAGEAFGLPSIWQALQWCGADRLGHGVRIIDDIEVAQDGSVTLGRLASYVRDKRVPLELCPSSNLQTGAADSYAEHPIGLLRRLHFRVTVNTDNRLMSGTSMSGEFEHLVDAFGYSLDDLQWFSVNAMKSAFIPFDERLAMINDVIKPGYAELKSEWLFQQTASTRGSSEDQV; this is encoded by the coding sequence ATGACGAGCCAGATCCGGAACACCCCGAGCTCGGAACAGATCCGCCGGGCGCCCAAGGTCCTGCTGCACGATCACCTCGACGGGGGCCTGCGCCCCGGGACGATCGTCGAACTCGCCCAGGAGACCGGCTACTCGGGGCTCCCCGAGACCGACCCCGGCAAACTCGGCGTCTGGTTCAGGGAGGCCGCCGACTCCGGCTCCCTGGAGCGGTACCTGGAGACCTTCGCGCACACCTGCGCCGTCATGCAGACCCGTGAGGCACTGGTGCGGGTCGCCGCCGAGTGCGCGGAGGACCTCGCCGGGGACGGGGTCGTCTACGCCGAGGTGCGCTACGCCCCCGAGCAGCACCTGGAGCGCGGACTCACCCTCGAAGAGGTCGTGGAGGCGGTCAACGAGGGCTTCCGCGAGGGTGAGCGCCGGGCGCGGGAGAACGGCCACCGCGTCCGGGTGGGCGCGCTGCTCACCGCGATGCGGCACGCGGCCCGCTCGCTGGAGATCGCCGAACTGGCCAACCGTTACCGGGACATGGGTGTCGTCGGGTTCGACATCGCGGGGGCCGAGGCCGGCTTCCCGCCCACCCGGCACCTCGACGCGTTCGAGTACCTCAAGCGCGAGAACAACCATTTCACCATTCACGCGGGCGAGGCCTTCGGGCTGCCGTCCATCTGGCAGGCGCTCCAGTGGTGCGGGGCGGACCGGCTCGGCCACGGTGTCCGGATCATCGACGACATCGAGGTCGCGCAGGACGGCTCGGTGACGCTCGGGCGCCTCGCCTCGTACGTCCGCGACAAGCGCGTCCCGCTGGAGCTCTGTCCCAGTTCCAACCTCCAGACCGGCGCGGCCGACTCCTACGCCGAGCACCCGATCGGGTTGTTGCGGCGGTTGCACTTCCGGGTCACGGTGAACACGGACAACCGGCTCATGTCCGGGACCAGCATGAGCGGTGAATTCGAGCATCTTGTCGACGCGTTCGGTTATTCGCTCGACGATCTCCAGTGGTTCTCGGTCAATGCTATGAAGTCAGCATTCATTCCTTTCGATGAACGACTCGCGATGATCAATGACGTGATCAAGCCCGGATATGCCGAGCTGAAGTCCGAATGGCTGTTCCAGCAGACTGCTTCCACCAGGGGTTCTTCGGAGGATCAGGTCTGA
- a CDS encoding thymidine phosphorylase, whose translation MAMDAVSVIRTKRDRGELSDTQIDWVIDAYTRGEVADYQMAALNMAILLNGMNRREIARWTAAMIASGERMEFSSLSRPTADKHSTGGVGDKITLPLAPLVAACGAAVPQLSGRGLGHTGGTLDKLESIPGWRALLSNDEMLHVLDTTGAVICAAGDGLAPADKKLYALRDVTGTVEAIPLIASSIMSKKIAEGTGSLVLDVKVGTGAFMKTIEDARELASTMVGLGTDHGVRTVALLTDMSTPLGLTAGNALEVRESVEVLAGGGPSDVVELTIALAREMLDAAGVKDADPAKALADGSAMDVWRRMIAAQGGDPDAELPTSREQHVVTAASSGVLTRLDAYDIGIAAWRLGAGRARKEDPVQAAAGVELHAKPGDSVTAGQPLLTLHTDTPERFAYALESVEGSYDIAAAGTEFTAKPIVLDRIA comes from the coding sequence ATGGCCATGGACGCCGTCTCCGTCATCCGCACCAAGCGGGACCGCGGTGAGCTCAGCGACACACAGATCGACTGGGTCATCGACGCGTACACCCGCGGCGAGGTCGCCGACTACCAGATGGCCGCCCTCAACATGGCGATCCTGCTCAACGGCATGAACCGCCGCGAGATCGCCCGCTGGACCGCCGCGATGATCGCGTCGGGCGAGCGCATGGAGTTCTCGTCGCTGTCCCGTCCGACCGCCGACAAGCACTCCACGGGCGGCGTCGGTGACAAGATCACGCTTCCGCTGGCTCCGCTGGTCGCGGCGTGCGGTGCCGCGGTGCCGCAGCTGTCCGGGCGCGGCCTCGGCCACACCGGGGGCACGCTCGACAAGCTGGAGTCGATCCCCGGCTGGCGGGCGCTGCTCTCCAACGACGAGATGCTGCACGTCCTCGACACCACGGGCGCGGTGATCTGCGCGGCGGGTGACGGTCTGGCCCCCGCGGACAAGAAGCTCTACGCCCTTCGTGACGTGACGGGCACGGTGGAGGCGATTCCGCTGATCGCGTCCTCCATCATGTCGAAGAAGATCGCCGAGGGCACGGGTTCGCTGGTGCTGGACGTGAAGGTCGGCACCGGCGCCTTCATGAAGACCATCGAGGACGCCCGGGAGCTGGCCTCCACGATGGTCGGCCTGGGCACGGACCACGGGGTGCGCACCGTCGCGCTGCTGACGGACATGTCGACCCCGCTGGGTCTGACGGCCGGCAACGCGCTGGAGGTGCGGGAGTCCGTCGAGGTGCTGGCGGGCGGCGGTCCCTCGGACGTCGTCGAGCTGACCATCGCCCTGGCGCGCGAGATGCTGGACGCGGCGGGCGTGAAGGACGCGGACCCGGCGAAGGCGCTCGCCGACGGTTCCGCGATGGACGTGTGGCGCCGCATGATCGCCGCGCAGGGTGGTGACCCGGACGCCGAGCTGCCCACCTCGCGCGAGCAGCACGTGGTGACGGCGGCGTCCTCGGGCGTTCTGACCCGCCTCGACGCGTACGACATCGGTATCGCCGCGTGGCGGCTGGGTGCCGGGCGTGCGCGCAAGGAGGACCCGGTGCAGGCCGCGGCCGGTGTCGAGCTGCACGCCAAGCCGGGTGACTCCGTCACCGCGGGCCAGCCTCTGCTGACCCTCCACACCGACACGCCCGAGCGTTTCGCTTACGCGCTGGAGTCGGTCGAGGGTTCGTACGACATCGCGGCCGCGGGTACGGAGTTCACGGCGAAGCCGATCGTGCTGGACCGGATCGCCTGA
- a CDS encoding STAS domain-containing protein: MSSADPAGLPIVDAMTPAVLVLPAAVTRDEVPRLCADVRARLAATGGGVVVCDLAGLGPPGLATVDALARMELAARRAGGRIRLRDPAPPLRALLDLVGLRFELEGQTEEREPASGVEEAVESRDPAV; the protein is encoded by the coding sequence ATGAGTTCGGCCGACCCGGCCGGTCTACCGATCGTGGACGCCATGACACCCGCCGTACTCGTGCTGCCCGCCGCCGTCACCCGTGACGAGGTGCCGCGGCTCTGCGCCGACGTGCGCGCGCGGCTGGCGGCTACGGGTGGCGGAGTGGTCGTCTGCGACCTGGCCGGGCTGGGGCCGCCCGGCCTCGCCACCGTCGACGCCCTGGCCAGGATGGAGCTGGCCGCGCGCCGGGCCGGTGGACGCATACGGCTGCGCGATCCGGCCCCGCCGCTGCGGGCCCTCCTCGATCTAGTGGGCCTCCGCTTCGAGCTGGAGGGGCAGACCGAAGAGCGGGAACCAGCGTCCGGTGTCGAGGAAGCAGTGGAATCCCGTGATCCGGCCGTCTGA
- a CDS encoding cytidine deaminase, translating into MTSPEAGSVEPGSREADWETLRELARDAMSRAYAPYSGFPVGVAALVDDGRTVTGCNVENASYGLGLCAECGLVSQLQNTGGGRLTHFTCVDGRGEILVPCGRCRQLLYEFGGPGLLVETPAGILPLSEMLPQAFGPENLTK; encoded by the coding sequence GTGACCTCCCCGGAGGCCGGATCCGTGGAGCCCGGATCCCGGGAGGCCGACTGGGAGACCCTGCGGGAACTCGCGCGGGACGCCATGTCCCGCGCCTACGCCCCCTATTCGGGGTTCCCGGTGGGTGTCGCGGCGCTCGTCGACGACGGCCGGACGGTCACCGGCTGCAACGTCGAGAACGCCTCGTACGGCCTCGGGCTCTGCGCCGAGTGCGGTCTCGTCTCCCAGCTGCAGAACACCGGGGGCGGCCGGCTGACGCACTTCACCTGTGTCGACGGGCGGGGCGAGATCCTCGTGCCGTGCGGACGCTGCCGCCAGCTGCTGTACGAGTTCGGCGGCCCCGGCCTGCTCGTGGAGACGCCGGCCGGGATCCTGCCGCTCTCCGAGATGCTGCCGCAGGCCTTCGGGCCGGAGAATCTCACCAAGTAA
- a CDS encoding MFS transporter — protein sequence MPSASTGASTTVVASAAAVPASADSRLAPGGPGYRRMSFALFLAGVATFALLYSTQALLPLISTDLGVTASQASWTVSAATGGLALFVLPMSALSERYGRRTLMTASLVVAVAVGLLVPFAPSIGALVALRAVQGAALAGLPASATAYLAEEVRPKALITAIGLFVAGNSVGGMSGRVITGWVAQEWGWRIAVATIGVIAVACAVAFRLLLPAPRHFTPGSPRPRALVRTVRGHLANPLLRRLYAIGALFMMVFGGVYTVIGYRLTDAPFSLPQGVIGSIFLVYLVGTVSASTAGRLVDRLGRRGSLYLAGGTTTAGLLLSLADSLPLVLLGLVLITAGFFAGHAVASSSVSHTAKEGRAQASALYQSAYYIGSSAGSTLGAVAFHSGGWGGTVVLGLLAVLGVVSITLFGSHAARTRAARNPVLAH from the coding sequence ATGCCTTCCGCAAGTACCGGGGCGTCCACCACCGTGGTCGCCTCCGCAGCCGCCGTCCCCGCGTCCGCCGACTCCCGTCTGGCCCCGGGCGGGCCCGGCTACCGCCGGATGAGCTTCGCCCTCTTCCTCGCCGGTGTCGCGACCTTCGCGCTCCTCTACTCCACGCAGGCCCTCCTCCCGCTCATCTCGACGGATCTCGGCGTGACCGCGAGCCAGGCGAGCTGGACGGTGTCGGCCGCGACGGGCGGCCTCGCGCTCTTCGTCCTCCCGATGAGCGCGCTGTCGGAGCGCTACGGACGGCGTACGTTGATGACGGCGTCGCTGGTCGTCGCGGTGGCGGTCGGGCTGCTGGTGCCCTTCGCGCCGTCGATCGGCGCGCTGGTGGCACTGCGCGCGGTGCAGGGCGCGGCGCTGGCGGGACTGCCCGCGTCGGCGACGGCGTACCTGGCGGAGGAGGTCCGCCCCAAGGCCCTGATCACGGCCATCGGTCTCTTCGTGGCGGGCAACAGCGTCGGCGGGATGAGCGGCCGGGTCATCACCGGCTGGGTCGCGCAGGAATGGGGCTGGCGGATCGCCGTCGCCACGATCGGCGTGATCGCGGTGGCGTGCGCGGTGGCCTTCCGGCTGCTGCTGCCCGCCCCCCGGCACTTCACACCGGGCTCGCCGCGCCCGCGGGCACTGGTCCGCACGGTCCGCGGCCACCTCGCCAACCCCCTGCTGCGCCGGCTGTACGCGATCGGCGCGCTGTTCATGATGGTCTTCGGCGGGGTCTACACGGTGATCGGCTACCGCCTGACCGACGCCCCGTTCTCGCTCCCCCAGGGCGTCATCGGCTCGATCTTCCTGGTCTACCTGGTCGGTACGGTGTCGGCGTCGACCGCGGGCAGGCTCGTCGACCGCCTGGGCCGGCGCGGCTCGCTCTACCTGGCGGGCGGCACGACCACCGCCGGGCTCCTCCTCTCGCTGGCCGACTCCCTCCCGCTGGTCCTGCTCGGCCTGGTCCTGATCACCGCGGGCTTCTTCGCGGGCCACGCGGTGGCGTCCTCGTCGGTGAGCCACACCGCCAAGGAGGGCCGCGCGCAGGCCTCCGCCCTCTACCAGTCCGCCTACTACATCGGCTCCAGCGCCGGCAGCACCCTCGGCGCCGTCGCCTTCCACTCGGGCGGCTGGGGCGGCACGGTGGTGCTCGGGCTGCTCGCGGTGCTCGGTGTCGTGTCGATCACCCTCTTCGGCTCGCACGCGGCGCGGACCCGGGCGGCCCGCAACCCGGTCCTGGCGCACTGA
- a CDS encoding alpha/beta hydrolase family protein: MAQQATPVRSARLGRALGPEPTAVSGVVLLLPGGDETSGRRPSPMWATASVRALGRRLTRAGQTQGLAAHVVHYRFRGWNGSEAHLAGDASWAADEVVRRYGDVPVCLAGVDMGGRAALRAAGHTAVNSVLALAPWLPEEDVAAPPEPVKQLTGRRVLIVHGTNDERTDPELSFRLAARAKKSNRDVCRFEVHSDGHGLHQHRTEVHALAEDFVMGALFGRGLSRPLEDALAAPPPLGLRMPLASGFGKALRH, translated from the coding sequence ATGGCACAGCAAGCGACGCCGGTACGCAGCGCCCGGCTGGGCAGGGCACTGGGCCCGGAGCCGACGGCGGTCAGCGGAGTGGTCCTGCTGCTCCCGGGCGGCGACGAGACCTCCGGCCGCAGGCCCTCCCCCATGTGGGCGACCGCCTCCGTACGCGCGTTGGGCCGCCGGCTCACGCGCGCGGGACAGACGCAGGGCCTGGCCGCCCATGTCGTTCACTACCGCTTCCGCGGCTGGAACGGCAGCGAGGCGCACCTCGCGGGCGACGCCTCCTGGGCCGCCGACGAGGTCGTACGCCGCTACGGCGACGTCCCCGTCTGCCTCGCCGGGGTCGACATGGGCGGCCGGGCGGCGCTGCGCGCGGCCGGTCACACCGCCGTCAACTCCGTGCTGGCGCTGGCACCCTGGCTGCCCGAGGAGGACGTGGCGGCGCCACCCGAACCGGTGAAACAGCTCACCGGGCGGCGCGTGCTGATCGTGCACGGCACCAACGACGAGCGCACCGACCCGGAACTGTCCTTCCGGCTCGCGGCCCGCGCCAAGAAGTCCAACCGCGACGTCTGCCGCTTCGAGGTCCATTCCGACGGGCACGGGTTGCACCAGCACCGGACCGAAGTCCACGCGCTGGCCGAGGACTTCGTGATGGGGGCGCTGTTCGGGCGCGGGCTGTCCCGCCCGCTGGAGGACGCGCTCGCCGCACCGCCGCCGCTGGGTCTGCGGATGCCGCTCGCCTCGGGCTTCGGGAAGGCGCTGCGTCACTGA
- a CDS encoding LysR family transcriptional regulator, translating to MAHQQRSQGHLSPSSDTEDIVAVLAPRLAHFAGVARTEHVTRAAREMRVPQSTLSRAMVRLEQDLGVDLFARRGRTVSLTPAGRTFLSSVERALAEIGRAADEVRADADPATGKVAFGFLHTMGSETVPGLIRAFRADHPGVRFSLVQNYGEAMLERLRSGELDLCLTSPVPDEPDLVGRLLEEQKLRLVVPADHRLASRRRVRLAEAAEETFVTLEPGYGMRRITDDLCQEAGFRPRIAFEGEEAETLRGLVAAGLGVALLPPPAVARPGVVELTVTAPRAVREIGVAWLDGHPDTPPVAAFKKFLLSRRGRLLPEQGPVRVPDGPQ from the coding sequence ATGGCGCATCAGCAGAGGTCACAGGGTCACCTGTCACCGTCCAGTGACACAGAAGACATCGTCGCGGTCCTCGCTCCGCGGCTCGCGCACTTCGCCGGGGTCGCCCGCACCGAGCACGTGACGAGGGCCGCGCGGGAGATGCGGGTCCCGCAGTCGACCCTGTCGCGGGCCATGGTCCGGCTCGAACAGGACCTGGGCGTCGACCTGTTCGCGCGGCGCGGCCGTACGGTCTCCCTCACCCCCGCCGGCCGTACGTTCCTCTCCTCCGTGGAACGCGCCCTCGCCGAGATCGGGCGCGCCGCGGACGAGGTGCGCGCGGACGCCGACCCGGCCACCGGCAAGGTCGCCTTCGGTTTCCTGCACACGATGGGGTCGGAGACCGTCCCCGGGCTCATCCGCGCCTTCCGCGCCGACCACCCCGGAGTCCGCTTCAGCCTCGTCCAGAACTACGGCGAGGCGATGCTGGAGCGGCTGCGCTCGGGCGAGCTGGACCTGTGCCTCACCTCGCCCGTGCCCGACGAGCCCGACCTGGTGGGCCGTCTCCTCGAGGAGCAGAAGCTGCGGCTGGTCGTCCCCGCCGACCACCGGCTCGCCTCCCGCAGACGCGTGCGGCTGGCGGAGGCCGCCGAGGAGACCTTCGTGACCCTCGAACCCGGCTACGGCATGCGGCGCATCACCGACGACCTCTGCCAGGAGGCGGGGTTCCGGCCGCGGATCGCCTTCGAGGGAGAGGAGGCCGAGACGCTGCGCGGGCTCGTCGCCGCCGGTCTGGGCGTCGCCCTGCTGCCGCCACCGGCAGTGGCCCGCCCGGGAGTCGTCGAACTGACGGTCACCGCCCCGCGCGCGGTCCGCGAGATCGGGGTGGCGTGGCTGGACGGCCACCCCGACACCCCGCCCGTGGCGGCCTTCAAGAAGTTCCTGCTGTCACGCCGGGGCCGCCTGCTCCCGGAACAGGGCCCCGTCAGGGTCCCGGACGGCCCTCAGTGA